Proteins found in one Streptomyces sp. NBC_00190 genomic segment:
- a CDS encoding ketosynthase chain-length factor has translation MSALGIPEGRRRPAVVTGLGVVAPTGIGVRQHWESVLAGKSGLGRITRFDPSSYPVKVAGEVPGWETREQVPKGLIARTDRFTHFALAAAEAALADAAVDPEQLPEYEMAVVTASSSGGTEFGQREMEQLYQQGPAWVGAYQSIAWFYAATTGQVSIRHGMRGPCGVICAEQAGGLDALGQSRRLLDTGSRLVLSGGTDASLCPYGLTAQLPTGALSTEDDPTRAYLPFDEAAAGYAPGEGGAILVVETEEGARERGAKHYGRILGYAAGFDPPAGSERPPVLASVIRRALVDAGVGADDVDVVFADAVGTPDLDRAEAAAINEVFGAGRVPVTAPKTLTGRLYAGGAALDVATALLSLSAGVIPHTAGPGRAASGLGIDLVVDRPRHTAPRTAVVLARGHGGFASALVVDAGDRTDHTN, from the coding sequence ATGAGCGCGCTCGGCATACCCGAGGGTCGGCGGCGCCCCGCGGTCGTCACCGGCCTGGGTGTGGTCGCCCCCACCGGCATCGGGGTCCGCCAGCACTGGGAGTCGGTGCTGGCCGGCAAGAGCGGCCTCGGCCGCATCACCCGCTTCGACCCGTCCTCGTACCCGGTCAAGGTGGCCGGGGAGGTGCCCGGATGGGAGACGCGCGAGCAGGTCCCCAAGGGCCTGATCGCCCGCACCGACCGGTTCACCCACTTCGCCCTGGCCGCGGCCGAGGCGGCGCTCGCCGACGCGGCCGTCGACCCGGAGCAGCTGCCCGAGTACGAGATGGCCGTGGTCACGGCGAGCTCGTCGGGCGGCACCGAGTTCGGCCAGCGCGAGATGGAGCAGCTGTACCAGCAGGGCCCGGCCTGGGTCGGCGCCTACCAGTCGATCGCCTGGTTCTACGCGGCCACCACCGGCCAGGTCTCCATCCGGCACGGCATGCGCGGGCCCTGCGGGGTCATCTGCGCCGAACAGGCCGGCGGCCTGGACGCCCTGGGCCAGTCCCGGCGGCTGCTCGACACCGGCTCCCGGCTGGTGCTGTCCGGCGGTACGGACGCCTCGCTGTGCCCGTACGGCCTGACCGCCCAGCTGCCCACCGGCGCGCTGTCCACCGAGGACGACCCGACCCGCGCCTACCTGCCCTTCGACGAGGCCGCCGCCGGCTACGCACCCGGTGAGGGCGGCGCCATCCTGGTCGTCGAGACCGAGGAGGGCGCCCGCGAGCGGGGCGCGAAGCACTACGGCCGGATCCTCGGCTACGCCGCCGGGTTCGACCCGCCGGCCGGGTCCGAGCGCCCGCCCGTGCTCGCCTCGGTGATCCGCCGGGCCCTGGTGGACGCCGGGGTCGGCGCGGACGACGTGGACGTCGTCTTCGCGGACGCCGTCGGCACCCCGGACCTCGACCGCGCCGAAGCCGCCGCGATCAACGAGGTGTTCGGCGCCGGCCGCGTCCCGGTGACCGCGCCCAAGACGCTCACCGGCCGCCTGTACGCGGGCGGCGCGGCCCTGGACGTGGCGACCGCCCTGCTCAGCCTGAGCGCCGGAGTGATCCCGCACACCGCCGGCCCCGGCCGCGCCGCCTCCGGGCTGGGCATCGACCTGGTCGTCGACCGTCCGCGGCACACCGCGCCCAGGACGGCGGTGGTCCTGGCCCGCGGCCACGGCGGCTTCGCCTCCGCGCTGGTCGTGGACGCCGGGGACCGCACCGACCACACCAACTGA